A genomic stretch from Aedes albopictus strain Foshan chromosome 2, AalbF5, whole genome shotgun sequence includes:
- the LOC109397364 gene encoding elongator complex protein 2, translated as MIEIKNRYTSVACNRTTEALDWGQDGLIYYAACHSIAVFDPKFHGSAKIVRTLSGHKARVNTVKKLRDVPVSAEGAIDLISGSDDSSCILWNSLDPHKPWWCTLKGHTKGVTQVEGVYTAEGLLVVATGSADSTIKLWKFGGEEFACIQTIDLKSGYCFALKFFQLPGCESVMLACAMDNDLIHLYAKEEEQYVLVEKLRGHTDWVRGLDSIREGADVLLASASQDSFIRLWRISPREQVRAQRSFEEFSADEDIVLEERVFSVTAEGQQFHYALALESVLQGHEGWVYGAHFIRQEDKLNLLSSSIDKTLTVWTPSESGVWFESVRVGEVGGASLGFYGGKFAPDGKAFIGHGFQGSLHLWQQDAANGGVWKPGTIVGGHFEAVRDLTWDPEGRFVVTVSADQTTRIHAPWPRSLGADDEAVTWHELARPQVHGHDMQCLSLLSRYRFASGAEEKIVRIFQAPANFVDNLRQLCEIEDDPEGEHILKTTPKGASVPSLGLSNKAVYNVEAEGATTKHVKDIYPEHYFVPIKLESPPAEETLMQNTLWPEMQKLYGHGYEIYALASTRDGRFLASASRATSLEHARILIWNTTNWKILQKLEAHQLTVTQLAFSPDNRSLLAVSRDRTLSVFENRSPDVEGCDFQLVTHTDKHTSVHGRIIWCCDWSHDSVHFASGSRDGKVVLWDRKDAGKYGACSVLELKGESVTAVAFGTRKVEDDRYMVAVGLEKGTIQLYGVLQQDWKLLATIDESCGHHLTVKRLAFKPSGEGIQLASCGDDNFVRVYDIC; from the exons ATGATCGAGATCAAAAACCGCTACACATCGGTAGCCTGCAACCGCACAACGGAAGCCCTGGACTGGGGACAAGATGGGTTGATTTACTATGCCGCCTGTCACTCGATAGCTGTATTCGATCCAAAG TTCCACGGATCGGCTAAAATTGTCCGTACTCTGAGTGGCCACAAGGCTCGTGTCAACACGGTGAAAAAGCTCCGCGATGTACCGGTTTCGGCAGAGGGTGCGATCGACCTTATATCCGGTTCGGATGATTCTAGCTGTATACTCTGGAACAGCCTGGATCCGCATAAACCTTGGTGGTGCACGTTGAAGGGGCACACTAAAGGAGTGACACAGGTGGAAGGAGTCTACACGGCGGAGGGTTTGTTGGTAGTGGCAACGGGATCGGCGGATAGTACCATTAAACTGTGGAAGTTTGGTGGCGAGGAGTTCGCTTGCATCCAGACGATAGACCTGAAGAGCGGATACTGTTTCGCATTGAAGTTCTTCCAGCTGCCGGGATGTGAAAGTGTGATGCTTGCCTGCGCGATGGACAATGATCTGATCCATCTGTACGCAAAGGAAGAGGAGCAGTACGTTTTGGTAGAGAAGCTGAGAGGTCATACGGATTGGGTCAGAGGGTTGGATTCCATCCGGGAAGGTGCGGACGTGCTGCTGGCCAGTGCTTCCCAGGACAGTTTCATTcgactctggaggatttccccacGCGAACAGGTACGAGCTCAAAGATCGTTTGAGGAATTTTCCGCCGATGAGGACATTGTACTGGAGGAGCGGGTGTTCAGCGTTACAGCCGAGGGGCAGCAATTCCATTATGCCCTGGCTTTGGAATCGGTACTTCAGGGTCACGAAGGATGGGTCTATGGGGCGCACTTCATCCGGCAAGAAGACAAGCTGAATCTGCTGTCCAGTTCGATCGATAAGACCCTGACGGTTTGGACCCCTTCGGAGTCCGGGGTGTGGTTTGAAAGCGTTCGCGTGGGCGAGGTAGGAGGTGCTTCGCTGGGATTCTACGGAGGAAAGTTTGCACCGGATGGGAAAGCTTTCATCGGTCATGGATTTCAAG GTAGTCTCCATCTGTGGCAACAGGACGCGGCCAATGGAGGCGTTTGGAAACCCGGCACAATCGTCGGAGGACACTTCGAAGCCGTACGGGACTTGACGTGGGATCCGGAGGGCCGGTTCGTCGTGACAGTGTCGGCTGATCAGACCACTAGGATACATGCCCCGTGGCCTCGGTCCTTGGGAGCAGACGACGAGGCCGTTACGTGGCATGAGCTCGCACGGCCGCAGGTTCACGGTCACGATATGCAGTGTTTGTCTCTGTTGTCGAGGTACCGGTTTGCCAGCGGCGCGGAAGAGAAAATCGTGAGGATATTCCAGGCTCCGGCAAATTTTGTGGACAATCTGCGGCAGCTGTGCGAAATTGAGGACGATCCGGAAGGGGAGCACATTTTGAAAA CCACACCGAAGGGTGCCTCGGTGCCATCGCTTGGCCTGTCCAATAAAGCTGTCTACAACGTCGAAGCGGAAGGCGCTACTACCAAACACGTGAAGGATATCTATCCGGAGCACTACTTCGTCCCCATTAAACTGGAATCGCCTCCGGCCGAGGAAACCCTCATGCAGAACACCCTCTGGCCCGAGATGCAGAAACTGTACGGCCATGGGTATGAAATCTACGCTCTGGCTTCGACGCGGGACGGACGCTTCCTGGCATCAGCCAGTAGGGCAACTTCGCTGGAGCACGCTCGCATTCTCATCTGGAACACGACCAactggaaaattctccagaagctggaagcgcACCAGCTTACGGTTACCCAACTGGCCTTTTCGCCGGATAACCGATCTTTGCTGGCCGTTTCCCGCGATCGAACGCTGTCCGTGTTTGAGAATAGATCGCCGGACGTAGAAGGATGTGATTTCCAGCTGGTGACCCATACGGACAAGCACACCAGCGTGCACGGTCGGATCATTTGGTGCTGCGATTGGTCGCACGATTCGGTGCACTTCGCTTCTGGATCGCGCGACGGGAAGGTAGTTCTGTGGGATCGGAAAGATGCGGGGAAGTACGGAGCATGCAGTGTGTTGGAATTGAAGGGAGAGTCCGTGACCGCTGTGGCTTTCGGCACGAGGAAGGTGGAAGACGATCGGTACATGGTGGCCGTTGGACTGGAAAAGGGTACAATACAGTTGTACGGAGTACTACAGCAGGACTGGAAGTTGTTGGCGACCATCGATGAATC ATGTGGACATCATCTCACTGTGAAGCGATTGGCGTTCAAACCATCTGGTGAGGGTATACAGCTTGCAAGTTGTGGTGACGATAATTTCGTAAGGGTTTACGATATATGTTGA